The following are from one region of the Alkalimarinus sediminis genome:
- a CDS encoding SCP2 sterol-binding domain-containing protein, with protein sequence MPVAKIFETLKDNFNADAAAGVDLVFQFAIEDADTYHLVIDDGKCELIAGEHDDPSVTLIMNTETLQGIVSGETDGMQAFMAGQLRAEGDMMLATKLGELFSIG encoded by the coding sequence ATGCCTGTAGCAAAAATCTTCGAGACTTTAAAAGACAACTTTAACGCCGATGCAGCAGCAGGGGTAGATTTAGTATTTCAATTCGCAATCGAAGATGCCGATACTTACCACTTGGTAATCGATGACGGCAAATGTGAACTTATTGCTGGTGAGCACGACGATCCATCAGTAACTTTAATCATGAACACTGAAACTCTTCAGGGCATCGTTAGCGGTGAAACCGACGGCATGCAAGCATTCATGGCTGGCCAGTTACGCGCTGAAGGCGATATGATGTTGGCAACTAAATTAGGCGAGCTTTTCAGCATCGGTTAA
- the sohB gene encoding protease SohB: MEFLAEYGVFLAKAVTVVVAVVLAVAGIVAVSSKGKLGSDGAIEVTKVNKRITEMKEALEDHILDKELLKEKEKSAKKEEKKKKKSKSSESDSTAKKRMYVVDFDGDIKASENESLRNTITAVLSVADPKNDEVVIRLESGGGMVHSYGLASAQLNRIKNADIPLTVCVDKVAASGGYMMACVADKIIASPFAVLGSIGVVAQLPNFNKLLKKNSIDIELLTAGEHKRTLTMFGENTDQGREKFKHDLEDTHELFKSFVRDHRPVVNISEVANGDVWFGKRALDVNLVDELKTSDEYITQACESVDVFEVKYKEKKSLQEKLGLSVAAGVEKSISRLITTMQNSRFLS; encoded by the coding sequence TTGGAATTTTTGGCCGAATATGGTGTTTTTCTCGCAAAGGCGGTAACGGTAGTCGTCGCGGTTGTGTTGGCTGTTGCTGGTATTGTTGCGGTCTCTTCTAAGGGCAAGCTTGGTTCGGATGGCGCAATAGAGGTAACTAAGGTTAACAAGCGAATCACAGAGATGAAAGAGGCGCTTGAAGACCATATTCTTGATAAAGAGCTGCTTAAAGAAAAAGAGAAAAGCGCCAAAAAAGAAGAAAAAAAGAAAAAGAAGAGCAAATCATCAGAGAGTGATAGCACTGCTAAAAAGAGAATGTACGTTGTTGATTTTGATGGGGATATAAAAGCCTCTGAGAATGAGTCCCTTCGTAATACAATTACAGCAGTTCTATCGGTAGCTGACCCTAAAAATGATGAAGTGGTAATAAGGCTAGAAAGTGGCGGTGGAATGGTACACTCCTATGGTTTGGCTTCAGCCCAACTCAATCGAATTAAAAATGCCGATATCCCTCTGACAGTATGTGTAGATAAGGTTGCCGCCAGTGGTGGTTATATGATGGCCTGTGTTGCCGATAAAATCATTGCGTCTCCCTTTGCTGTTTTAGGGTCGATTGGTGTAGTCGCACAGCTGCCAAACTTCAACAAACTACTAAAGAAAAACAGTATTGATATTGAGCTACTGACTGCAGGTGAACATAAGCGCACTTTGACTATGTTTGGTGAGAATACAGATCAGGGGCGTGAGAAATTTAAGCATGACCTAGAAGATACCCATGAGCTATTTAAGTCATTTGTGCGAGATCATCGACCTGTTGTAAATATATCTGAAGTGGCAAACGGTGATGTATGGTTTGGTAAGCGAGCACTTGATGTTAACTTAGTTGATGAATTAAAAACATCGGATGAATATATCACACAGGCATGTGAGTCTGTTGATGTGTTTGAGGTTAAATATAAAGAGAAAAAATCACTTCAAGAAAAGCTTGG